In a single window of the Flavobacterium sp. W4I14 genome:
- a CDS encoding biotin synthase (product_source=KO:K01012; cath_funfam=3.20.20.70; cog=COG0502; ko=KO:K01012; pfam=PF04055,PF06968; smart=SM00729; superfamily=102114; tigrfam=TIGR00433), which yields MQTTRHDWTKEEIYEIYNRPFLDLVYEAASIHRENKDYNEVQVSSLISIKTGGCAEDCSYCPQAARYHTELEVQPLMQVSQVVSAAVKAKEGGASRLCMGAAWREVRDNRDFDRVIEMVKAVNDMDMEVCCTLGMLTENQAQRLADAGLYAYNHNIDTSEDDYKRIISTRTYDDRLNTIKNVRKAKLTVCSGGIIGLGETVEDRVSMLQTLSNMEKHPESVPVNALVPVKGTPLENQPRVPIWDMVRMIATARIVMPNSVVRLSAGRNEMSTLEQAFCFMAGASSIFAGDKLLTTPNPAFVDDMAMFELLGLKTRDAFKNGRPANTKIEQEAV from the coding sequence ATGCAAACGACAAGACACGATTGGACAAAAGAAGAAATATACGAAATTTATAACAGACCATTTTTAGACCTGGTTTACGAAGCTGCAAGCATCCACAGAGAAAATAAAGATTACAATGAAGTTCAGGTAAGTTCATTAATCTCGATCAAAACCGGAGGTTGTGCCGAAGACTGTTCTTATTGCCCACAAGCAGCCCGCTACCATACCGAATTAGAAGTTCAGCCATTGATGCAGGTTAGCCAGGTAGTTAGCGCCGCAGTTAAGGCAAAAGAGGGTGGTGCATCACGTTTATGTATGGGAGCTGCATGGCGCGAAGTACGCGATAACCGCGATTTTGATCGTGTAATTGAAATGGTAAAGGCCGTAAATGATATGGATATGGAAGTTTGCTGTACTTTAGGCATGCTTACCGAAAACCAGGCACAACGTTTAGCTGATGCCGGTTTATATGCATATAACCATAACATTGATACCTCTGAAGATGATTACAAACGTATTATTTCGACCAGAACTTATGATGATCGCTTAAATACTATAAAAAATGTGCGTAAAGCTAAATTAACAGTATGTAGTGGTGGTATTATTGGTTTAGGCGAAACAGTAGAAGACCGTGTTTCAATGTTGCAGACTTTGTCAAACATGGAAAAACATCCTGAATCAGTTCCCGTTAATGCTTTAGTGCCTGTGAAAGGTACTCCTTTAGAAAATCAGCCACGTGTTCCAATCTGGGATATGGTAAGAATGATTGCTACAGCACGAATCGTAATGCCAAACTCGGTGGTGCGTTTATCAGCTGGTAGAAACGAAATGAGTACGTTAGAACAGGCTTTTTGCTTCATGGCTGGTGCAAGTTCTATTTTTGCAGGCGATAAATTATTAACCACACCAAATCCTGCATTTGTTGATGATATGGCAATGTTTGAATTGCTAGGGCTAAAAACCCGCGACGCCTTTAAAAATGGCAGACCAGCAAACACAAAGATTGAACAGGAAGCTGTTTAA
- a CDS encoding osmotically inducible protein OsmC (product_source=KO:K04063; cath_funfam=3.30.300.20; cog=COG1764; ko=KO:K04063; pfam=PF02566; superfamily=82784; tigrfam=TIGR03561), protein MEKLYTAEVTATGGRDGHIKSSDGILDFDLRKPKELGGQGGATNPEELFAAAWGPCYLGALGGVAEREGVDISEANVKVLVSFNKDGNAFVLSADLDVHIPGISHEEAQALADKAHRACPYSKATRGNIEVRVTAV, encoded by the coding sequence ATGGAAAAGCTATATACGGCTGAAGTTACAGCTACAGGAGGAAGAGACGGACACATTAAATCGAGTGATGGAATTTTAGATTTCGATTTAAGAAAGCCAAAAGAGCTTGGCGGGCAAGGAGGTGCCACAAACCCAGAAGAATTGTTTGCTGCTGCCTGGGGGCCATGTTATTTGGGAGCCTTAGGTGGTGTAGCGGAGCGAGAAGGTGTTGATATTAGTGAAGCAAACGTCAAAGTATTGGTTTCGTTTAATAAAGATGGTAATGCGTTTGTTCTCTCTGCAGACCTGGATGTACACATCCCAGGTATTTCGCATGAGGAAGCACAAGCCTTGGCTGATAAAGCGCACAGGGCATGTCCGTATTCTAAAGCAACCAGAGGAAATATTGAGGTAAGGGTAACCGCAGTTTAA
- a CDS encoding putative membrane protein (TIGR01666 family) (product_source=TIGR01666; cog=COG1289; pfam=PF12805,PF13515; superfamily=103473; tigrfam=TIGR01666; transmembrane_helix_parts=Inside_1_19,TMhelix_20_42,Outside_43_69,TMhelix_70_87,Inside_88_93,TMhelix_94_116,Outside_117_139,TMhelix_140_162,Inside_163_406,TMhelix_407_429,Outside_430_469,TMhelix_470_487,Inside_488_493,TMhelix_494_516,Outside_517_719) has protein sequence MQIRQPIRNIQDFLLSTYFADGLRITIGVLLPSLILAQFGMLKYGMTLSLGALCVSVVDSPGPMVHRRNAMLITTALIFTFSIITGLTNKNHYFIGFLLAVSSFVFSMFYIYGIRAASVGTAVLLIMVLSIDDVRPWQEVLLHALLILVGSLWYTGLSYFVYRLRPFRLVQQSLSDSILEVAEFLREKAKFYHQNNNYDKTYSDLLQLQVSVHEKQDAVRELLFRTREIVRDSTPEGRFLLLVFVDMVDLFEQVMSTYYNYQQLHDQFDKAGILSDYEMAIKRISYALDDIAFALKSGGIPVVSKRLLIEIERLKIKINDLEKNNQNQEYNTLGIIALKNIEVNIENILSRVKTIFSYFKIRNSKDIRQAEVDTEKFITRQKFDFKLFTENLTYSSSTFRHSLRVTVVMLLGFIVAQILNFSHSYWILLTILVISKPGFSLTKERNYQRLIGTTAGAFIGMGVITYIHDRNTLFVILLICMIGCYSFQRKNYVVSVLFMTPYILILFDFLGMGSIALARERIYDTFIGSGIALLASYSLFPTWEHEKLKEAMLDVLKANKAYYGQVIKLYFEKNYNRTEYKLARKEVYVSTANLASLFQRMFSEPKSKQLFIKEVHQFTALSHLLSSYVATLSLYNKEHQFIFESFDTLKPIANNTNYLLDTSINNLEQGTSTIDNVPLIRLNDNGLAIKKGEDLVPEQFDLIQKVAYDIYKLSVKIKL, from the coding sequence ATGCAGATTAGGCAACCTATTAGAAATATACAAGACTTTTTATTGAGTACGTATTTTGCCGACGGTCTCCGCATCACCATAGGTGTACTGCTCCCCTCTTTAATTCTTGCCCAGTTTGGCATGTTAAAGTACGGCATGACGTTATCATTAGGCGCTTTATGTGTAAGTGTGGTAGATAGTCCGGGGCCAATGGTACACCGAAGAAACGCAATGCTGATTACCACTGCGCTCATCTTTACCTTCTCTATCATAACAGGCCTAACCAATAAAAACCATTATTTTATCGGCTTTTTATTGGCTGTATCCAGTTTTGTATTTTCGATGTTTTACATCTATGGTATTAGAGCTGCATCGGTTGGTACTGCGGTTTTACTGATTATGGTATTAAGCATTGATGATGTACGCCCATGGCAAGAAGTATTGTTACATGCGCTTCTGATCCTGGTAGGTAGCCTTTGGTACACAGGTTTAAGTTATTTTGTATACCGCTTACGCCCTTTTCGTTTGGTGCAGCAATCGTTAAGCGATTCTATCCTGGAAGTTGCAGAGTTTCTACGCGAAAAAGCCAAGTTTTACCATCAAAATAACAATTACGATAAAACCTATTCAGATCTGTTGCAGCTTCAGGTTTCTGTTCATGAAAAACAGGATGCTGTAAGAGAATTACTTTTTAGAACCCGCGAAATTGTAAGAGATTCTACTCCTGAGGGCAGATTTTTGTTATTGGTATTTGTAGATATGGTCGATCTGTTCGAGCAGGTAATGTCTACCTATTATAATTACCAGCAGCTGCACGATCAGTTTGATAAAGCAGGCATATTATCAGATTATGAAATGGCTATTAAGCGGATTTCGTATGCCCTTGATGATATTGCTTTTGCCTTAAAAAGTGGTGGAATACCCGTTGTTTCAAAACGTTTATTGATCGAGATCGAGCGGTTAAAGATCAAAATTAACGACCTGGAAAAAAACAATCAAAATCAAGAGTACAATACATTAGGTATTATTGCCTTGAAAAATATTGAGGTGAACATCGAAAATATACTGTCAAGGGTTAAAACCATTTTTAGCTATTTTAAGATCAGAAATAGCAAAGATATTAGACAGGCCGAGGTAGATACAGAGAAATTTATCACCAGGCAAAAATTCGATTTCAAACTGTTTACAGAGAATTTAACCTACAGTTCTTCTACTTTCAGGCATTCGTTAAGGGTCACAGTAGTGATGCTTTTGGGTTTTATCGTAGCTCAAATTCTCAATTTCTCTCATAGCTACTGGATTCTCCTCACCATCCTGGTAATTTCGAAACCAGGATTTAGTTTAACCAAAGAACGTAATTATCAGCGTTTAATCGGCACAACGGCTGGGGCGTTTATTGGTATGGGTGTAATTACTTATATCCACGATCGGAATACTTTATTTGTGATCCTATTAATCTGCATGATTGGTTGTTATAGTTTCCAAAGGAAAAATTACGTAGTGAGTGTACTTTTTATGACGCCATATATCTTAATCCTATTCGATTTTCTGGGTATGGGATCGATAGCGTTGGCGCGTGAAAGGATTTATGATACTTTTATAGGCTCTGGTATTGCGCTGTTGGCCAGTTATTCTTTATTCCCGACCTGGGAGCATGAAAAACTCAAAGAGGCCATGCTCGATGTTTTAAAAGCTAATAAGGCTTATTATGGACAGGTGATTAAACTGTATTTTGAGAAAAATTACAATAGAACGGAATATAAACTGGCACGGAAAGAAGTGTATGTAAGTACGGCAAACTTGGCTTCCCTGTTTCAAAGAATGTTTTCTGAACCAAAAAGCAAACAGTTGTTTATTAAAGAAGTACATCAGTTTACAGCGCTCAGCCATTTATTGTCTTCTTATGTTGCAACACTTTCGCTCTATAATAAGGAACATCAATTTATCTTCGAGAGTTTCGATACCCTGAAACCAATTGCCAATAACACCAATTATTTATTGGATACTTCTATTAATAATCTGGAGCAAGGAACCAGTACAATTGATAATGTGCCATTAATCAGGCTAAATGATAACGGCTTAGCCATAAAAAAAGGTGAAGATTTGGTTCCTGAGCAATTCGACCTTATCCAGAAGGTAGCCTACGATATTTACAAACTATCAGTAAAAATAAAGCTTTAG
- a CDS encoding hypothetical protein (product_source=Hypo-rule applied), with product MKTHICQEKNEHFYKQSYPLKITGYQQLNISKIPFLSTTVGLLLGY from the coding sequence ATGAAAACACACATTTGTCAAGAGAAAAATGAACATTTTTATAAACAAAGTTATCCACTTAAAATTACTGGTTATCAACAACTTAATATTTCAAAAATACCGTTTTTGAGCACTACTGTAGGCTTACTCTTAGGTTATTAA
- a CDS encoding PhoH-like ATPase (product_source=KO:K07175; cath_funfam=3.40.50.300; cog=COG1875; ko=KO:K07175; pfam=PF02562,PF13638; smart=SM00382,SM00670; superfamily=52540), whose protein sequence is MAKKGKSISNPSKKIFVLDTSVILYDHDAINNFHEHDVAIPIQVLEELDNFKSGNDTRNFEARSFIRLIDETSKQKLISDWISLKSPDSGKFKVVLNEKPLTINAEEVYGKGKTDHKILNAALSLKEEYPNKKVVLVSKDICLRLKAKALDLNAEDYETGKIKNVDELYAGKTELIDFPIEIIEEVKKQPFIDASEVELPPKNANHFYILKNKRKTANVFYNNSLKTISAVSTDPIFKIKPKNIEQAFAIHALLDPEIKLVSIQGNAGTGKTLLALASALEQRKNFRQIYVTRPIVSLSNKDIGFLPGDAKSKTDPFMAPIWDNLRFIKEQFIGDDKMSEKIDELIVTEKIAIAPLAFIRGRTLTKIFFIIDEAQNLTPHEVKTIISRAGEHTKIVFTGDIYQIDTPYLDSESNGLSYLIENAKNHPLYAHITLHKGERSELANLANELL, encoded by the coding sequence ATGGCCAAAAAAGGTAAATCAATCTCCAATCCATCAAAAAAGATATTCGTTTTAGATACCTCGGTTATTTTATACGATCATGATGCGATAAATAACTTCCATGAGCACGATGTAGCCATTCCGATTCAGGTTTTAGAAGAGCTCGATAATTTTAAAAGCGGTAACGATACGCGGAATTTTGAGGCCAGAAGTTTTATCCGCCTCATTGATGAAACTTCGAAACAAAAACTCATCAGCGATTGGATTTCGCTAAAAAGCCCTGATTCAGGGAAATTTAAGGTAGTTTTAAATGAAAAGCCTTTAACCATAAATGCAGAAGAAGTGTATGGAAAAGGCAAAACAGACCATAAGATTCTAAACGCAGCATTAAGTTTAAAAGAAGAATATCCCAATAAGAAGGTAGTACTCGTATCAAAAGACATCTGCTTGAGGTTAAAAGCAAAAGCCTTGGATTTAAATGCAGAAGATTACGAAACAGGTAAGATTAAAAACGTAGATGAGCTTTACGCCGGAAAGACCGAGCTAATAGATTTTCCGATTGAGATTATCGAGGAAGTAAAAAAACAGCCATTTATTGATGCGAGTGAAGTAGAATTGCCACCTAAAAATGCCAATCACTTTTATATTTTAAAGAATAAGAGAAAAACAGCAAATGTATTTTATAACAATAGTCTGAAAACAATTTCAGCAGTATCTACCGATCCGATATTTAAAATTAAACCTAAAAATATTGAACAGGCATTTGCTATCCACGCGCTTTTAGATCCTGAAATTAAGCTGGTGAGCATACAAGGGAATGCTGGAACAGGTAAAACACTATTGGCCTTGGCAAGCGCTTTAGAACAGCGTAAAAATTTTAGACAGATTTATGTAACGCGACCGATCGTTTCCTTGAGTAATAAAGACATCGGTTTCTTGCCAGGCGATGCAAAATCGAAAACCGATCCTTTTATGGCGCCAATCTGGGATAATCTGCGATTTATTAAAGAGCAGTTTATCGGCGATGATAAGATGTCGGAAAAGATTGATGAACTGATTGTAACCGAAAAAATAGCGATTGCGCCATTGGCTTTTATCCGCGGCAGAACCCTCACCAAGATTTTCTTTATTATTGATGAGGCACAGAATCTAACGCCGCATGAGGTTAAAACGATAATTTCGAGGGCGGGCGAACATACTAAAATAGTTTTCACAGGCGATATTTACCAGATTGATACGCCATACCTAGATTCTGAAAGTAATGGCCTGTCTTATTTAATCGAAAACGCTAAAAACCACCCGTTGTATGCCCATATTACCTTACATAAAGGCGAGAGGAGTGAGTTGGCTAATTTAGCAAATGAGTTATTATAG
- a CDS encoding DHA1 family tetracycline resistance protein-like MFS transporter (product_source=KO:K08151; cath_funfam=1.20.1250.20; cog=COG0477; ko=KO:K08151; pfam=PF07690; superfamily=103473; tigrfam=TIGR00880; transmembrane_helix_parts=Inside_1_6,TMhelix_7_29,Outside_30_43,TMhelix_44_66,Inside_67_78,TMhelix_79_98,Outside_99_102,TMhelix_103_125,Inside_126_136,TMhelix_137_159,Outside_160_162,TMhelix_163_185,Inside_186_207,TMhelix_208_230,Outside_231_249,TMhelix_250_272,Inside_273_284,TMhelix_285_302,Outside_303_306,TMhelix_307_329,Inside_330_341,TMhelix_342_364,Outside_365_373,TMhelix_374_396,Inside_397_403): MANGKKSAMSFIMVTLLIDFTGFGLIIPVLPKLIQDFTGGGFGLAAEYGGWLTLAYASVQFIFSPIIGAMSDRYGRRPVLLSSLFGLGIDYIFLAFAPSIVWLFVGRIIAGITGASFTTAQAYIADVSPPEKRAQNFGLVGAAFGVGFILGPVLGGVFSHFGTRVPFMIAAGLSLINWLYGYFILPESLPVEKRRPFDWKRANPIGSLLSIGKYPALLGLMATLFLLYFASHAVQSNWTFYTMEKFKWDAAWVGYSLGFVGLVVGLVQGGLIRVILPKIGEKKAVYFGLILYIIGFIAFAFASKGWMMFAFMLPYGLAGICGPAMQGLISNQVPSNAQGEMQGVLTGLQSLAAIFAPWVMTHIFAYFIEGKAPVYFPGAPFILSAVLTLIGLFICLRSLKKYH, encoded by the coding sequence ATGGCAAACGGAAAGAAATCTGCAATGAGTTTTATTATGGTTACCCTCCTGATCGATTTTACGGGTTTTGGGTTGATCATTCCGGTTTTACCAAAACTTATTCAGGATTTCACTGGCGGTGGCTTCGGTTTAGCTGCAGAATATGGCGGCTGGCTCACCCTTGCATATGCATCAGTACAATTTATATTTTCGCCAATTATCGGAGCAATGAGCGATCGGTACGGACGAAGACCGGTATTATTAAGCTCTTTGTTTGGTTTAGGTATCGATTACATCTTTTTAGCCTTCGCCCCTTCTATTGTTTGGTTATTTGTAGGAAGGATTATTGCAGGAATAACAGGTGCAAGTTTTACAACCGCACAGGCATACATTGCTGATGTTTCACCTCCAGAAAAAAGAGCGCAAAACTTTGGCCTGGTTGGTGCAGCATTTGGCGTTGGATTTATCTTAGGTCCGGTTTTAGGTGGGGTTTTCAGCCATTTTGGTACCCGGGTTCCTTTTATGATTGCTGCAGGTTTATCTTTAATTAACTGGCTTTACGGTTATTTTATACTGCCAGAATCTTTACCTGTTGAAAAACGCAGGCCTTTTGACTGGAAAAGGGCAAATCCAATCGGTTCATTGTTAAGCATTGGCAAATACCCCGCATTATTGGGTTTAATGGCTACCTTATTCTTATTATATTTTGCCAGTCACGCTGTTCAATCTAATTGGACATTTTATACCATGGAGAAATTTAAATGGGATGCTGCATGGGTAGGCTATTCGTTAGGTTTTGTGGGTTTGGTTGTAGGCCTTGTTCAAGGTGGTTTAATAAGGGTGATCCTTCCAAAAATCGGAGAAAAGAAAGCGGTTTACTTTGGTCTCATTTTATACATCATAGGCTTCATAGCTTTTGCTTTTGCAAGCAAGGGCTGGATGATGTTTGCCTTTATGCTTCCTTATGGTTTAGCCGGAATCTGCGGACCGGCCATGCAGGGCTTAATTTCAAATCAGGTGCCCTCGAATGCACAAGGCGAAATGCAGGGCGTTTTAACGGGATTACAAAGTTTAGCCGCCATATTTGCGCCTTGGGTAATGACACATATATTTGCTTATTTTATCGAAGGCAAGGCTCCGGTTTATTTTCCGGGTGCACCGTTTATATTGAGCGCGGTGTTAACATTGATTGGGTTGTTTATCTGTTTGAGGAGCTTGAAGAAATACCATTAG
- a CDS encoding DNA gyrase subunit A (product_source=KO:K02469; cath_funfam=2.120.10.90,3.90.199.10; cog=COG0188; ko=KO:K02469; pfam=PF00521,PF03989; smart=SM00434; superfamily=101904,56719; tigrfam=TIGR01063), with translation MAEDLENQQNDKIIQINIEEQMKSAYIDYSMSVIVSRALPDVRDGLKPVHRRVLYGMLDLGVTSNKPHKKSARIVGEVLGKYHPHGDASVYFTMVRMAQDWSLRYPMVDGQGNFGHIDGDSPAAMRYTEARFSKIAEEMLADINKDTVDFQLNFDDTLQEPTVLPAKIPNLLVNGSSGIAVGMATNMAPHNLTEVIDGVVSYIDNRDITIEELMKFVKAPDFPTGGIIYGYTGVKEAFETGRGRIVMRAKAEIESIKDREVIIVTEIPYQVNKAQMIERTAELVGEKKLEGISNIKDESNKDGIRIVYEIKRDANASIVLNNLYKYTALQTSFSVNNIALVKGRPQMLNLKDLIVHFVDHRHDVIVRRTRYELAEAEKRAHILEGYLIALDHLDEVIKLIRASETPEDARLGLMEKFGLSDIQARAILDMTLRRLTGLERDKIKEEYAELMKTIEHLKSILADEGLRMQIIKDELAEIRQKFGDERRTTIVHSAEDMSMEDFIDDEEVVITISHEGYVKRTPATEFRAQGRGGKGSKGSTSRNEDFIEHMLVATNHNYMLFFTEAGRCFWLRVYEIPEGSRTSKGRAIQNIINIPKEEKIKAYIKVKNLKDQEYLENNFIIMCTKKGTIKKTSLEAYSRPRVNGINAININDGDVLLEACLTNGQSEIVMALRSGRAIRFNESTVRPMGRTATGVRGVRLAHDQDEVVGMIAVNNPEVTVLVVSEKGYGKRTDIEDYRVTNRGGKGVKTINVTEKTGQLVSIKDVTDSEDLMIINRSGIVIRIPVSALRVMGRATQGVRLISLKGDDEIASVTKIDHEEDEEETVDLADVVVTDGEEVEADTTPEADDTEEEGESDNETEEEN, from the coding sequence ATGGCAGAAGATTTAGAAAATCAGCAGAACGACAAAATCATTCAAATTAATATAGAGGAGCAGATGAAATCGGCCTACATTGATTACTCAATGTCGGTAATCGTATCGAGGGCTTTGCCTGATGTACGTGATGGATTGAAACCGGTACACCGCCGTGTTTTATATGGTATGCTCGATCTTGGTGTAACCAGTAATAAACCACATAAAAAATCTGCCCGTATTGTAGGGGAGGTTTTAGGTAAGTATCACCCACATGGTGATGCATCTGTATATTTCACCATGGTTCGTATGGCTCAGGATTGGAGCTTACGTTATCCAATGGTTGATGGACAAGGAAACTTTGGTCACATTGATGGTGACTCTCCGGCTGCAATGCGTTATACTGAGGCACGTTTTTCGAAAATAGCTGAAGAAATGCTTGCCGATATCAATAAAGATACTGTAGATTTTCAGTTAAACTTTGATGATACCTTACAGGAACCAACTGTTTTACCTGCAAAAATCCCTAACTTATTGGTTAACGGATCTTCTGGTATTGCGGTAGGTATGGCCACCAATATGGCACCTCACAACTTAACCGAGGTAATTGATGGTGTGGTAAGCTATATCGACAATAGAGATATTACGATCGAGGAATTGATGAAGTTTGTAAAAGCTCCGGATTTCCCTACCGGTGGTATTATTTATGGTTATACGGGTGTAAAAGAAGCTTTTGAAACAGGTCGTGGTCGTATTGTAATGCGTGCAAAAGCCGAGATAGAGAGTATTAAAGACCGCGAGGTAATTATTGTAACCGAAATCCCGTACCAGGTTAACAAAGCACAGATGATTGAGCGTACTGCTGAATTGGTTGGCGAGAAAAAACTTGAAGGTATTTCCAACATTAAAGACGAATCTAACAAAGATGGTATCCGCATCGTTTACGAAATTAAACGTGATGCAAATGCTTCTATCGTTTTAAACAACTTATATAAGTATACCGCACTACAAACTTCTTTCAGTGTAAATAACATTGCATTGGTAAAAGGCCGTCCGCAAATGTTAAATCTTAAGGATTTGATTGTGCATTTTGTGGATCACCGCCATGATGTGATTGTTCGCCGTACCCGTTACGAATTGGCAGAAGCCGAAAAACGCGCACACATTTTAGAAGGTTATTTAATTGCTTTAGATCATTTAGATGAAGTAATTAAATTAATCCGTGCTTCCGAAACCCCTGAAGATGCCCGTTTAGGCTTGATGGAAAAATTCGGACTGAGCGATATTCAGGCACGTGCAATTTTGGATATGACGCTTCGTCGTTTAACAGGACTAGAGCGTGATAAGATCAAAGAAGAGTATGCAGAGTTAATGAAAACCATCGAGCATTTAAAATCTATCTTAGCAGATGAAGGTTTGCGTATGCAGATCATCAAAGATGAGTTAGCAGAAATCCGTCAGAAATTTGGTGATGAACGTAGAACAACTATAGTTCACTCTGCCGAAGATATGAGCATGGAAGATTTTATTGATGATGAAGAAGTGGTAATCACCATCTCTCACGAAGGTTATGTAAAACGTACTCCGGCAACCGAATTTAGAGCGCAGGGTAGAGGCGGAAAAGGATCTAAAGGCAGTACCTCAAGAAATGAAGATTTTATTGAGCACATGCTAGTGGCTACCAACCATAACTATATGCTGTTCTTTACCGAAGCTGGAAGATGTTTCTGGTTGAGGGTTTATGAAATTCCTGAAGGCTCAAGAACCAGTAAAGGAAGAGCGATCCAGAATATTATCAATATCCCGAAAGAGGAAAAAATTAAAGCCTACATTAAGGTTAAAAACCTGAAAGATCAGGAATACCTAGAGAACAATTTCATTATTATGTGTACTAAAAAAGGTACCATTAAGAAAACTTCTCTTGAAGCCTATTCACGTCCACGTGTAAATGGTATCAATGCCATCAACATTAACGATGGTGATGTATTACTTGAAGCTTGTTTAACTAACGGACAAAGCGAAATTGTGATGGCATTGCGTTCTGGTAGAGCAATCCGTTTCAACGAAAGTACAGTTCGTCCGATGGGTAGAACAGCTACCGGCGTACGTGGTGTTAGGCTTGCGCACGATCAGGATGAAGTTGTTGGCATGATTGCTGTAAACAATCCTGAAGTTACGGTGTTAGTAGTGTCAGAAAAAGGATACGGTAAACGTACAGATATTGAAGATTACCGTGTAACTAACCGTGGTGGTAAAGGGGTAAAAACAATTAATGTTACTGAAAAAACGGGACAATTAGTTTCTATAAAAGACGTTACAGATAGCGAAGATTTGATGATCATTAACCGTTCAGGTATTGTAATCAGAATTCCGGTATCAGCATTAAGGGTAATGGGCCGTGCCACACAAGGGGTTCGTTTGATCTCATTAAAAGGTGATGACGAAATTGCGTCGGTTACTAAAATTGATCACGAAGAAGATGAAGAAGAAACAGTAGATTTAGCAGATGTTGTAGTTACAGATGGTGAAGAAGTAGAAGCGGATACTACTCCCGAGGCAGATGATACTGAAGAAGAAGGCGAATCGGATAACGAAACGGAAGAAGAAAATTAA